The nucleotide sequence TAGTTTTTCCCCTGAGATCTACATTTATAAAACATACACTATAATACAATTATTCTAAATCACTAGCATCACATTCATTTTCCTCAGAATAGCTGTCGCTTAAATCAGCTTCTGTATAAtgctttttgaaatataaatcttGTTTAAGTAGAAGCTCCTGTATATCTGCTTTTAGAAGAATATTTGGTTGGAATTTTACGagtttttttaatgatacaAGGCGTTTTCTaatacaattacactgtttgcaTATAGTGCTAGTATCAGTTTTTCTTTGAACCAAGACTCTAGAAGGGTACCTCCAATTTTCTTACACATTCTTTTACGTCTCattgttaaactttttttacGCATCAACCACACAAGTTTATTAGCGAGTAATTGAGATTCAATACATTCGATCCTTAAATCTAGATTTAGTTTGCAGTATTTCAGGtagttcataagtttctttGGGTCTACTTGAAGTAGCTTCTCCAGTGAATGTGGTAGTTgttaatttttcgtttattgTCATATTTTAAACAGTCAATTCGTGTTGGTTATGATTTGCTTTTCCTTGTCATTTTTCTTAGATTATCTACTTAAAAAATGCTTTGAAATCGATATGTTCTTTATAGTTACTCTTTACTGATTGCTCGTTGTTGTATGCATTTTTGCTAATCCATCTACTCTTTCATTTCCCTCTATTGCGTTGTGGGATGGAACCAATATGAAATTGACATTTATCTTGTTGTTTTTGCAAGTAGCTAACTCTTTCTTAATATGAATGGCAATAGAATGGTTGGGATATTGTTGGCAGATTGCCGTTAGTGAACTTTGGAAATCTGTTATTATAAGGAAATTCTTGAATCCAATTTTCTGATACTCCTTAAGTGATTCTAGAATGGCAAACAGTTCAGCAATTTTGTATAGTGTAGTCTgataactatttttcaaaaaaattgtttacaaattcGGTTCAAAAGagttaaaatcaattttggaGCGTCTGTTGATAGATGTTGCCATATCTTTTCAACTATTTAGCcacaaaatatttcgaattatgtataatatttaCGTTCATTGTTTACTCGGTATTACATGATTTAGAAAACGGTTTTATTTAGGAATTCTAAGGgattaattttttctgtaatgttgttgtttatctatacttttaaatgatGCACTGATActggaaattaaatattgtgaTGCGAACTTGGATAAGctgtttactattcagttcgcaGGTTATTGATATTCGATCGGACTCTAAATCTAAAACTGAGCTATTCATTGCTCTTTAGGGTTTAAACTGTACTCATTTAATCCacttttttgaaagataaaatgtAATCCAATATATGATACAGAAAAGTATATTATGAAGCAATATTATAATGATGGCTATTATTCACAGGAATGAAAATTATGACGTTACTGTAAATATATGTTTTAGAAACAATCAATCGTTATAacattagtaattttttatttgtttgttaataattGCGGCTGTAGAATATCAGGTACAACTCTGGGCTCCAGttagaatttttcaaaagttcgTCTGGGTTGTTTTGGTTTCTagtgtatttaatttttctttctgaGGTTTgttatggataattttttatttgtgtgtTGCCCTGGGGATTGTAATTTATAACCAAAACGTTGATTTTCAAGCTGGTTaggaattttctatttaatatctATAGCCgttctcaaaaaaaaacattctattATAAATCAGTTTATAAAGTTTCTTATAATTTAGTTGAGAAGATACCCAGTTATTAGACCAAATATCATGTCATTTTTGTGAACCTCATAATTATGTACCTATCTATATGAAATCCAAGTGATCCTGCGAAAAATTCAGCCAgcatatcaataattttatcaagagTTTTGCTAAgcatattgttaaaatttgtttttttatatattttattctggcATCCACTTCAAAGATTATTAGCGGCATGTCAGTTGTTAACAATTTATTGAGTTGAGTGccttttagatatttgattaagttTGCGGTATTATAATTGTTAAGTAGAGAAATTATGGTGTTATAGTTGCTAGTCTTtcgtttttgtacttttgacaGTTCAACAATAAGTGTTTAGATTCTCATTATAAGTTTCACATATTGGTGGATTTTCTCGATTAAATAGATATAAGTGTGTCACTTTAGTGTGTCTAGCCTTAaacgatcgatttttatttggtcCGTACGATTCTTAATACTGTTTTTGTATGGTTGAACGGATGGTTTCATAGATTTTAGTATCGACTGCGATCTGTTCCACTGaacttttgttttgattgtccCTTTATAGACGTTTATTATCACTTCGCGTACAATTGTTGCTTCGTTGTTATCTTCTGCTTCTTTTGCACATTTGTTCTGCTTTGTGAGGACCCAAATATTTGGTCCGTTTGCCTTGGATTGGTGGATAAGGTGTAATTGAATTTTAACAAGGATACCTATTAGGTGTATAGGAAAAAGTTGTTGAATGGTTTGTGTTGAACTCTGTTTGTAATCATGGCTgttttattgtattgattggGGCCTGCAATATGGTATAGAGTTCTCCAGTGTGAATGTTATTCTGCAGCTCCTCCGCCATAAGGTCTTTAAAATGAGTCGGAGTATAGAGTATAGAAAATGGTATGGTGGGAAAATGGATTGTCCAAGCAGGGGGGATATTTATGTTAATTGGAAATAAACCTGATAATTCAAGTGCTAGGGTGTTTGTGTATTGGCGAATTATTTCAAAGAACGGAATAGTTGTTATTACAAAGTTAAATATCCTTTTTTAATTGCCAATTCGTAAAAAGCCGacttttggaatattagtcataacgattatttctactgaGTTGACAGAAATTTTGGGttgatttatatgaatattgttGCTGAGCTATCAGTTACATGATAGAGTAACTTAACcgtttttattttagttaaaataacAACAACGTATAAAAAAGGAATTAAAATCTCAATATTGGCATATCAAAAACGCAAAATTTtagtaattgttttaaaacgatTACTTTATCTAAGCTGATAATTAgaccatttaaaaatatcatgCTTTGAAGAATTGGGCCGactatttttcaacattatagaaaaaacctaataactaattatattaaatgattAATTACTGTTTGTACTCATATGAACCGTTCTGTTTTTGCAGAATATACAGCTATTTTTTTCAActcataaatattcatattcaaaacTATTCCAAAGacgttttttaatttgataacaTCATAAAACGGTACATCTTgattgaatttcaaatatttttacggCATCTACAAAATGTATTACGTAGTTGAAGaatgaaataatacaaatctTAGAAATAGGGGAGATGGGAGTAATATTTCCACTACTGAAGATTACATTAAATTCATTatgaaataatgtaaaaatacgTTAATTTCATACAAGGTTTCGCTCTGTGGTATTCACTTGAtcacattttctaaaaataaagtttatagaGGATTCAAAGAGAGATAAATTTGAGTTTTCATACCCCTTGTGTCTACCATATATCAAGAAACTAGGTATTTCACAGTCTAGTTACCATACAATGTATTGGCTTCAGTAATAACCACTAATGGAATACTGCTAACAAACCGACAAGACCTAGCTGGGGTGAACGGTTGGGTTTGTTATACCCAGGTCTGTGTGACAGAGAAAACGTATTGGGAAAAAATTGCTTTTAAGGGCTAAGGGCTAATGATTGACTGAACAAATCTCAGTTACAAATGTAatagatataaattatatttattggaaaactaatttcaatatttgcaTTTGTATTCTATTATTATATACACTAAAGGACAAATGTTTTTGCCCACCCTTTTGTTTGCGTGatacaacaataaaaacaatacgatcgattttgatattcatattttaagaaatatatagataagaatatagtaataataaaagtacAGTCTGTGACTgttgattattgaaatttttaattcatcgaTGTATTATTTCGAAGCAGTATATTGGTattctctgtaacaattttcacaaataatcgtcgtctatttggcttcattcgtttttcaggatattccaaaaaTGTGACGTCAGAGTAGGATATTGCTTTTTGACCTCATCCTTCCCATTTGTATCATAGCAACTCAATCGGGTTGTGGTCGGACAACTTTGATGGCCAAATGATTACTTAGTCTATACACAGCTTCAATGAATGCTTGGATTCGTTGTAATGTTGGAAGATAAATGTTCTGCCGATCAGGAGCTGGCCCAAACGTCCTACATTTtccttaaatatttttatagcctCATTTCTTCAAAACATTCCCAATTCAGCACCAAATCTCTGATTTGTTTGACAATCAGATTACACATGAATCTAACATCCGTTTTTCCTTTGACCTGGGCAGGCACTCTTCTCTTCGATCCataaacctcaaactttgactcatcactccataaaactcccTTCCACTCTACATTCGTCCAATTTTTATGATCTAGCACATTGTAACCCAAATTTTCTGACGATCAGGCGCTGATAAGGACATTCTACATTTTTCTTCAGTATTTTTTATAGCCGtgtttcttcaaaatccctGCAATTTTTATCAGCTCTCCCCAAATTATAATCGAGTCTCTGCCGTGTTTTACAGTGGGGATTACACCTGGATCTAACAACCGTCTTGCTTAGTCCTGCGTACAAACATTCAAACTTCCAAAAAGGCCAACTTCTCTCAATCTACTTTTCACTGTAAAATTACTCAAAGTTAGATTTCTAGATTCATTGTTCCGTGCTGATATCTCTAGGTCTTTGAGTTGTCAATCACGTtcactgatcaatacaatacgtttatcttcagcggttgtgaTTTTTTGAGGTTGCCATGATGGCTCATAAAGCACCTGGTGGATGTATATTTATTCACGTTGGAGTCCACGGTACATCGATGTATTTTTCAATTCGACGGCAATGGTATAGCTACTTCTGcctagactatgaagacttgcgaATACCAACTTCACAAACAGATGTCTTGgtacaaaaagtataaatcacagtaCGTTATTGCATCTCACAGTGCTGATTGGTACTAAAccacaatcataaacaccgaaaaGATAATTCaaagttaaagaaaaattaataaatcaaccggtacttgcaagtttcaACTTGTAGCACCGATAAAATATATAGACGCActcgtataaagtaaacaaataacggacactattattttttgtttgtaacaaAGTTTCGACCCTCGCTTGctaaagtgtattattttgaaatttaattaatagaTTATAGGGTGGGCAGAAgcttttgtgaaaaattagaaTACACATTATCATGCTAAGGTACTGTGAATATATTGAAAGCTTAgttcatagttttttattcttcttttgtcaaatttttggGTTACTGCTCTTATCAACTACTTGTATCTCCAAGTCTCCAAGTTAAAGTCTTGGGTTTGAATTGTGATCGTATGTTGTTGTCTCTTATTTAAACTGTTCAGGTTACTGTCATAATCCAGTATTGATATCCCATTTTTCAATCTGTTAAAATTCTTTGTGATCCAATTGTTTTCTCTTCAGTATTTGGGGGATAATTGATGAGTTATTTCAGTTCTTCAATATCATCCAGGAGAATAATGTTTACCACCATTAAAGCGACCATTACATACCTTTGGGTCATCCTCCAACAGACACAAAATTTATGAACACACCAAAAAGTCGAAACAAATGATTTCAAATGAATAGTTCCACATCCCCACTTGATGTCTTCGATTAAAAGTTGAACTATAGAGAGTGACCCAGGGCgtgttaaaactatctgtatatggcaatattttagttaaaaagatcgtattcgaaaacccaaacgtagaaattttcatgattttactataagtatttttccatatacagatagttttaacttgtcgtgggacaccctgtatatataataatttcgtCTAAGATTGAATTGAATCATATTCACTGTACTATAAAATTAGAGAAGTTAGTTTCCGGTACATAACCACATTgaaaagctataaaaactacaattttgaTGGTTTAGAACATTCATAGCTTGAAGAGTTTATTAGAATTTGTAAGTTGAAAAGAatagattataaaataaaaaataaaaaaggaccCATTAGACTTTCAGAGTCTTAATCTTGTCAGAATACCTAGGCTGATTCCTTTGTACTATCTCTGGTGTATTTACACTTGGACTTAAAAGAGTTGACCCCAAGGCAAATTCATAACAATTTGGAATTTGGTGGATGCATTTGCTGATTCTGCAGTATCATCTGACATACGGAATAGTTCGTGACGTGAACTTAAATGTAAAACACACTGGTCTACAGTAGAACATGCAGACGGTGTACCcagattaaaatttttgataaaataaattgtagtttgaaaaaactgaaaagcaTGTATTTagcaataatcaaactaaaaagaaaataattcttgGCAGATTCCTAGTCCGGGTTAGGTCTCCCTTTTCCTTCATACTCCTTCTCCCTATTCATCCAACTTGTtcaaaaagatgatatcgaaaTTTAGGACTCGgtgtttattttcatagtttcaCTCGTCAGTACTAAGTAAAACATCCTTTTTTTGAATCTTTAGTATAATTCTAAAAGCTCTCTCCCAGTGCTCTTAAActgtatttatttgtttcttattttaaatgcGTCTTTAGTATAGATATGTTGATGGTTGCATCTTTATTTTGTAAATCTGGGACTGCGTACTTACGTACCTCGACCActagttctatttttttctctaatgtAAAGGACATGAGAAGAAATTAATGAATCTAATCAGAATAATTTGTCAAATTATTTCATCGTCAGTTTTTGACAAGTATAGAGTTTGATCAAACCTGATCGCTCAAAGTAGGGCGAAATCTAAGCCGAAGAGTCAGTTACACACATACAGGTGAAACTGATAGTATCCTAATTAGTATCACGAATCTTAATATATGCTCACTAGCAAAGAAAACATATCTGAAATCTTACTGTGATCCAGTATAGACAAGACgaagaaaattttaatgagaATGAATTTAGAAACGAAAATGCAGAATAAGAAGTCGAGGATTACCACCgacgaaaaaatgttttattgtaatATTGTGAGTAAATTAGGGATTCACTtccttataaaacaaaataaatcgaCAATTAGGATTGAACGGGTCTTTTACTAAACAATCTCGCTATCCAAAATCTAGGTACACGACGTCTATTCCTATTCGCAGCTGCGTGCGCCTCTAGTTCTTCAATGAGTCGCTTCTCTTTTTCTCTAAACGCTCCAACGGGGTCGTCATACTTACTATAGTATATCAAAACTTCTCGCACATCTTCTATACCGTTGTCTGCGATTGCTTTCAACAACGACGCTAAATCTACTAAAGCGGTATCGTCGTCGTTTCCATTCCATCTTTTGACTTTTAGTAAGTTAGCACAATTCAATCTGACACAGTTGAGGTTCCAATCTATACAAATGACTTTTCTTAGATCTCTGTTGATATTTTCAAGACGTTTGATGTAATAGCCGCCAACGAATTTTGTTGCGTCTCTtaccttaaaaatgaaaaattttcaaatgtcaaatgtccaACCTAAGGTTTAGAAACCCTGGTCTGGAGgatcaaaaatatcattttgttgtaagtttatgttgatttatcgctatattcaaaatatctgtACCGTAATAATCACTCAGTGATTTCAGAATCATTTTCAGTGAAAGTGACAAACgacaaattgcaaaaaacgaTAAATTACCAACTTATAAGCTATGATATTTTCCGGATCTATGGCTTCAATTAGGGGAAAAACAGTAACTCCTTGTTCAGCTGTATAAATTACTATCTCGTATGATTCTTTCATTGTTTCTAGAAAATACGCCAAAAAAGGTCGTTTCTTGAACCtcaaacctaaaaaataaagtattacTATACCGAAAAAGCTGAAAATAGGCGGATATGTAACCAAAttaaattctttataaaaagcGGTATGCGTCAAAACTTTAGATCCGGTCGAGAAAGAACTTCACGTTAAAACGTTATGGCTGCTTCTGATAActcaaaattaaacaattttgattgatttagaagaattagaaatggtttctttttttaaggcatcgagaaaacaaaaaagaaagagAATTCATCATGAttctattcttttttcataattgtAATGCAAAAGTATTAGTATTAATTAAATTGGAATCGATGtttacaaaattgaatttttgttttcttcttctccttctttTTATCTCACTTATTTCAGGTTTTTGACCTTCATTTTCCAATCTCTTCAACCCCATCAACGTATTTTTTTATCGCGCCGAAAatcatgtgtgacgaaaaacaggagcatcGTATGAATCTCAAAtgtctcgttaaattgaaaaaaactccgaccgagtgctataaattattgcaagagtcctatggggacaattatccatctcgtgcgcgtgtttttgagtggtcaagcgctttagtgagggccgagagagcactggaGATGACGAGTGCCCAGGTCGCCCTATCGCTGTtccaactccggaaacagtgactaaaatcaaccaaattgcgcgtgcagatcgtcgaattaGCATCCTGATGATTACCGAGGCTCTAAACGCCGATAGAGGaacggttaaaaaaattttacacgagtaATTGCACATGACGaagtctgtgcgaagctggtgccaaaaaatctgatcCTGGCCAAAAGGTCTTACGTCAactggaagcggtaaagcaaaaaatgtaGACTATCGactcgaatgtagaataattttcataataaaaccctttttcgtaaccagtgtcgttatttaataaccagacctcgtatttcggtcaaaatatttcaatgtaattcagttcttaatcaaaatattttgataaaaagatCGGAACGTCAATATTTATCTGTTTCCTGAAactaattttctttcataagaGACCTAGAATCAACAcgattcatcaaaaaaaaaacacaaaaaggcTGAAAAATGGAGAGCTAGATAAAAGATTATACATCATCCAGATCAGAAACTAAATGAGATAATCAGTGGACTTGAGGAAACTAAacttttttggttaggttaagcTAGGTTTTGACATATAAGTAcgttataaatatcaattttaggTAAAAATTCAACGATTTAGGTGTATAAAACCTTTTATATCTGCACTAACCTGTATGATATGTCCACTCTGGATGAACTAAAACGTCTGTTAACTCCAATACCAACGTATACTTGGGTTGTGAATACGGTGGTCCTAAAGGATCAGGTAATAGTTTATCCCTTAATGGTTGTTGTACTAGCTTcttcatatataatatttctcTATAAGTTCttagtaaatattgtaaaatgatTGGATCCTTTTCTAAACCATCTTTAATTAGATTACCGTCCGTATCTTCTTCGGGTTTTCCGAATGTATAAATCACATAAGTGCAAATGCAAGTTAAGGATATACTAAACACTgaggataatatttttataatgttcaAAGTTAAATCggatttttgtgtatttttgatattttccgTTGAAAAGTTCTGTTTTCTTCGATGTATAAAGTTTGACGAGTTTACTTCGGTGAATCTAATTAATTTCCTACACTGATTTAAACAGTTACATCGGGAAAAATAATGGCATTTCAAATATCTTGACACCATGTTCCAAACTTCATTGAGTAATACGGTGACAAATCAATTTGAAATGAGTtacatttatttctaaattgttCCATTCCATTTTTAGTAGTTTAactagttttataataaaatattcaatctagTTCCGAGATTACAACCAATAGAGTACTTTGTGTGTTGATAGACCTAAAATTTAATGgcatttacatattttcaaaatcatatgGTTCTGACAATAAACATATGAACCTTCTTGACTTAATAAatggacctaacctaacctaacccttTGTCTTTCGTTTTGGTTCCGGTATAAAAGCCCGACGACAACTTACCTATAGATATGACATGAATCCTTAATTTCGGATGGACAACTCTCATGACGACTAGTTTTTAACCACGGATGGatgtaaattcaattatttagaagGAAACAAGTCATAAGAACCTCACAATGTCTTGGACACAACTTTGACATACACGACGAGCTGACCAATGACTCTGCGGTCCCACTAATATTAGAATAACTGTCATTTCTTTGTTTAATGTACTATTTCTTCGATATTTAAACCAATCAActcaaaaaatcttattataGACATATTGAATGAtagattttcttctttttatttaatattcatacCGATCAGTCAAATAAAACTAGTTCAGTAGATAAATTTgcaataaacagttttttgtcaatttgttCTCCTTTATTGCTATTTGTAACTTCTAGCGAAGTGAATAATAGTGAAAAATGTCGTCGGTTATTGAAAGTGAATGttgaaaaagttcaattttacGTTTTCCAAAAACAAGATGTTGAAAAATGGAGAAACATCATGGTGGTATTGCATTGTAAAATAAGACTTCACACTATTGAAAATGGGAATCTGATATTCAGAAGAGCAGAAGCGCCAAATTATATTGCATCCAAAAAGGAAGTAAATACTAACCTAACCATTTCTTGTTTCTAGCTTCGATAGGAAAACCTGGctaatttacatatttactgGAGCACGGAGCAACTTAGCGATGAGTTTACCATCTTTTGATTCTTCCTTGGCCTATCTCTAATAATTGCTCAGCATAGAGGTGGATATTTATATAGGATGTTTCAAATAGCACTTCCTGTTgtctaatttaaataaaacggAGTGTGTGAAATATGTTATCGAACTTTTTCATACACTTTAATGTTTTATGTAAGgcatacattatttttcatgtgtCTTACGTATAAATTAGGCAAAATTTAACAGATAGCATGAGTTATGTTGTTTTTGATGACCATGTCCCAAAATCTCTTATACAGAATGCCCAATGTTACGTGAGctatgtttttttcaaaatctatcgcGTATAAATCAGAAGAATTTAGTATATAGCATTGATTAAGTTGACACCAATGAGGTTAATGGATAATTTAAATAGATCTGCTCCTTATGAAAATcccacaagaaaaaatcaaacagCGTCGTATCACACAAACTTGGTGGCCAGTTGATATTACTTTCCCGTGAAATAACCATGGCCTAAAATCTCTTGTACAAAATGCCTAATATTACATGAGCTGTGCTTTATTCAAATCTACCCCGTATAGATCAGCAGAATTTAGTATAGAGCATTGGTTAAGTTGTTTCTAAGTACCGCTGAGGTTCATGGATAATTTAAATAGATCTGCTCCTTATGAAAATcccacaagaaaaaatcaaacGGCGTCGTATCGCACAATCTCGGTGGCCAGTTCATATTACATAAAGCGCTCTCCTGTTGTTGGTGTCCATATCATCCAAATCAGATGTAAACAAATTGTTAATCATCGACTTTCAACGGTCGTCGTTAACGGCTATGGCCTGGCCAATGTTGTTGTCAAAGAAATACCTCACCAATTCAAAATCCACATCGAATAATCGTTTCAGAATGTATATGATGGTTTTAAATCTCATTTATCTTGATATCATCCCATATTATATAAGTTTGTATGATTTCATACGTACCCATCCATGAAATATGgcttttattcaaattagaGTCAGTATTGAAGTCCAGCGAAACGGTCGAAGTTGAGGGTACAGACCTATGTAAACTTTGCCAAGTTGAAATTGATATTCTTGTATTTTCTTGCATACTCTCAAGAACAGTCTCgaagtttttaacaaattttgtgtTTCTGCGACATACGGATATTGTTTTAACACTTACTAAACCAATGAAACGCTGTAGCTGTAGCTAATGAATATTTAAGCTCTAGTGAAATATATgagttttcgatttttttacgCACTTTTTTATAACGAAATTACCTATTTCCTTTAGATTTAATATAGTATATATTAAGTTACAAATTACCAAAACGAACAGACACCAACGTTTGACCCACTTAAATCCAGACGGAACTAAAGCCTATTATATAAAAACCCTTCATTATACACGCCCTTTTATTGACTGGTAAATATACcgttcaatttcttattaaaaccATTTTCTTAAATCGTTTTATTGTACTATCGAAAAAAAGGGTTCGATATCTTTGGCATATGTCAAACGGGccgaaatatttataaaaaacggTAATAACAGTATTGTGGACAATCTGGTTTATAAGAAATAAGGGTTAAACCAGTATTGTGTattcaaaaaccatttttttttgttatacctTCATACATACAATGCAAGATATGCTCTTTTGGTATTTGGATGGCCATTTCaccaaaaattgcaaaaaaatctaatatttaaCTGCACATAAGTGAACAATATCTTCGACATAACTTTGAGGTACATAATGACAAGTACAAAAACGATATAAGTTTCCAAAGTTCTCTTTATACATGTATTGcaattgaaaatacaatttctAGTATTTCTAATCTTATAGtctgtttataaaaataattgagacACATTATGTAAAAATAACGAACTAACGATCTTCATAAAGATCGATGGAATTTCTGCAGTTGCAATTCTCAAATTAGACTTTGATAATAACTATATAACAATATGAAGAGTTGAGAACCTTGAATTCTGTGAATGAATGCTTATAGAAGCTTCATAATTGAATGAATGTCAAAGTTACGATACATTTTACTACAGACACAACACAGAGCGTTTATATTAACCTTGTACTAATGAAATCCGTCCCATATTAGGTGTActtggtaattttttattgacaagTACTTAACTGTCGTTCGAAAGTACCATTACGTGTAGGTGTTTGAGTAAATTCAATGTAATAGTGAACGAATTAGTCCTACCAcgttattttctgaataatttatttctttacctCACTTAAatgcaaaaacatttttatgagaATGGTACAGAATAcagtttaaaaattgtcaagttTTTAACTTCAAATCtcaaaatatcataattatCCTAGTCCGAGAAACGAACTTTTCTGAAACAAAACCGATCTAGCAAA is from Diorhabda sublineata isolate icDioSubl1.1 chromosome 1, icDioSubl1.1, whole genome shotgun sequence and encodes:
- the LOC130451139 gene encoding mitochondrial import inner membrane translocase subunit TIM50-C-like, coding for MRVVHPKLRIHVISIVFSISLTCICTYVIYTFGKPEEDTDGNLIKDGLEKDPIILQYLLRTYREILYMKKLVQQPLRDKLLPDPLGPPYSQPKYTLVLELTDVLVHPEWTYHTGLRFKKRPFLAYFLETMKESYEIVIYTAEQGVTVFPLIEAIDPENIIAYKLVRDATKFVGGYYIKRLENINRDLRKVICIDWNLNCVRLNCANLLKVKRWNGNDDDTALVDLASLLKAIADNGIEDVREVLIYYSKYDDPVGAFREKEKRLIEELEAHAAANRNRRRVPRFWIARLFSKRPVQS